A window of the Polaribacter sp. HaHaR_3_91 genome harbors these coding sequences:
- a CDS encoding cation-translocating P-type ATPase: MKEEYKVAGMTCASCAISIESYLKPQEGVIDVAVNYPNQSVTISYDENIIPLETIGNKVKEIGFKLILGTKEDTKKEFEALEEKRLATLKKKLIFAAIFSVPIFIMSMFLMGKIPYENWIMMALALPVLFYSGAEFYTIAWKRLKNFSTNMDTLVALSTGIAFLFSVFNTVNPQYFLSKGLVPHVYFESAVIIITLILLGRFFEEKAKSKTSSAIKKLMGLKPKKVTAIRNGEEKVISYDEILKGELIILKPGDKIPVDGKVKKGTSFIDESMISGEPIPVEKVKGSKVFAGTINQKGSLRIIATKIGDETLLSQIIRLVEEAQSSKPAIQKLADKIAGIFVPIVIGLAIVTFVLWYFLGPDPSITYALLTPITVLIIACPCALGLATPTALMVGIGKGAQQGILIKDAQALETAYKIDTLILDKTGTITEGKPKVTDLIWNKNTVSTELEKVVFAIESESEHPIAEAIVAHLKTIDTESVPIDSFTSITGLGAEATFKNELYRIGNESLMVQKEITIPTQLSTKANSLKSEAKTVVYVAHKNTVVGIIAVADKVKETTLAAIQKLQQMGIEIHMLTGDNEQTAKAIANKVGIKNYQANVMPADKGAFVKQLQAEGKVVAMAGDGINDSHALAQADVGIAMGSGTDIAMESAGITLMHSDLKQISKAIQLSKATMKTIKQNLFWAFIYNLIAIPIAAGALYPINGFLLNPMIAGAAMSMSSISVLSNSLRLKNKNIN, encoded by the coding sequence ATGAAAGAAGAATATAAAGTTGCTGGTATGACGTGTGCATCATGTGCTATCAGTATAGAATCTTATTTAAAACCACAAGAAGGAGTTATTGACGTTGCTGTAAATTACCCAAATCAATCGGTGACCATTTCATATGACGAAAATATTATTCCGTTGGAAACTATTGGGAATAAAGTTAAAGAAATAGGTTTTAAATTGATTTTAGGTACAAAAGAAGATACTAAAAAAGAGTTTGAAGCCTTAGAAGAAAAAAGATTAGCAACCCTTAAAAAGAAGTTGATTTTCGCGGCAATCTTTTCGGTGCCTATTTTTATCATGTCTATGTTTTTAATGGGGAAAATACCTTATGAAAATTGGATTATGATGGCGCTTGCACTACCTGTTCTATTTTATAGTGGTGCAGAGTTTTATACTATTGCGTGGAAAAGGTTAAAGAATTTTTCTACAAATATGGATACATTGGTGGCATTAAGTACCGGAATCGCTTTTTTATTTAGTGTGTTTAATACCGTAAATCCGCAGTACTTTTTAAGCAAAGGTTTGGTACCTCATGTGTATTTCGAATCGGCAGTAATTATTATTACTTTAATTTTATTAGGACGTTTTTTTGAAGAAAAAGCAAAAAGTAAAACCTCTTCTGCTATTAAGAAATTAATGGGTTTAAAACCTAAAAAAGTAACCGCAATTAGAAATGGTGAAGAAAAAGTAATCTCTTATGATGAAATTCTAAAAGGAGAACTCATCATTTTAAAACCGGGAGATAAAATTCCTGTAGACGGAAAAGTAAAAAAAGGAACTTCTTTTATAGATGAAAGTATGATTTCTGGAGAACCGATTCCGGTTGAAAAAGTAAAAGGAAGCAAAGTTTTTGCAGGTACTATCAATCAAAAAGGATCTTTAAGAATTATTGCTACTAAAATTGGCGATGAAACTTTACTGTCTCAAATTATTAGATTGGTAGAAGAAGCACAATCTAGCAAGCCTGCTATTCAGAAATTGGCAGATAAAATTGCAGGTATATTTGTGCCTATTGTAATCGGTTTAGCGATTGTAACTTTTGTTTTATGGTATTTCTTAGGGCCAGATCCTTCTATAACCTACGCATTATTAACACCAATTACTGTTTTAATTATTGCTTGTCCGTGTGCTTTAGGTTTGGCAACTCCAACCGCTTTAATGGTGGGTATTGGTAAAGGAGCACAACAAGGAATTTTAATTAAAGACGCGCAAGCATTAGAAACTGCTTATAAAATTGATACTTTAATATTAGACAAAACAGGAACCATTACCGAAGGAAAACCAAAAGTAACCGATTTAATTTGGAATAAAAATACAGTTTCTACCGAACTCGAGAAAGTAGTATTTGCCATAGAATCAGAATCAGAGCATCCTATTGCAGAAGCAATTGTAGCACATTTAAAAACGATAGATACAGAAAGCGTACCCATCGATTCTTTTACAAGTATTACCGGTTTGGGTGCAGAAGCAACCTTTAAAAATGAATTGTATCGAATTGGGAATGAGAGTTTAATGGTTCAAAAGGAAATTACAATTCCTACCCAATTGAGTACGAAAGCAAATAGTTTAAAATCAGAAGCAAAAACAGTGGTGTATGTAGCGCATAAAAATACCGTAGTTGGTATTATTGCAGTAGCCGATAAAGTAAAAGAAACAACGCTTGCTGCGATACAGAAACTACAACAAATGGGGATCGAAATACATATGTTAACTGGCGATAATGAGCAAACTGCAAAAGCAATTGCCAACAAAGTTGGGATAAAAAACTACCAAGCCAATGTAATGCCTGCAGATAAAGGTGCTTTTGTTAAACAGCTACAAGCAGAAGGAAAAGTGGTTGCGATGGCAGGAGACGGAATTAATGATTCGCATGCTTTGGCACAAGCAGATGTTGGTATTGCTATGGGAAGCGGAACAGATATTGCTATGGAAAGTGCAGGAATCACGTTAATGCATTCCGATTTAAAACAGATTTCTAAAGCGATTCAATTATCTAAAGCAACGATGAAAACCATCAAACAGAATTTATTCTGGGCATTTATTTACAACCTTATTGCCATTCCTATTGCAGCAGGAGCATTGTATCCCATCAACGGATTTTTATTAAACCCAATGATTGCTGGGGCAGCAATGTCTATGAGTTCTATATCTGTGCTCTCAAACAGTTTAAGACTAAAAAATAAAAACATTAATTAA
- a CDS encoding AraC family transcriptional regulator, which produces MDTNTIYIKNMVCPRCVDVVKEICEDLQIPIQHLQLGKLESVTAVNDALKVELGSRLKERGFELLEDKNQKIITQIKALIIAQVHHSKEYLNINFSDYISDELHHDYASLSRLFSSVEGITIERFILKQKIEHVKELLFYKEYSLSEIAIQMNYSSVAHLSAQFKKETGMSPSQFKKMKDPKHQPLDSL; this is translated from the coding sequence ATGGACACAAATACAATCTATATAAAAAACATGGTTTGCCCGCGTTGTGTGGATGTGGTAAAAGAAATTTGTGAAGATTTACAAATTCCTATTCAACATCTTCAATTAGGGAAGTTAGAAAGTGTTACCGCAGTAAATGATGCTTTAAAAGTGGAATTAGGTAGCCGTTTAAAAGAAAGAGGTTTTGAGTTGCTAGAGGATAAAAATCAAAAAATAATAACGCAGATTAAAGCGTTAATAATTGCACAAGTACACCATTCTAAAGAATATTTAAATATCAATTTTTCAGATTATATTTCTGATGAATTGCATCATGATTATGCTTCTCTTAGTAGGCTTTTTTCTTCTGTAGAAGGGATTACTATAGAACGTTTTATTTTAAAACAGAAAATAGAGCATGTAAAAGAACTCCTTTTTTACAAAGAATATTCACTTTCAGAAATTGCTATTCAGATGAATTATAGCAGTGTAGCACACCTTTCTGCTCAGTTTAAAAAAGAAACAGGTATGTCTCCTTCTCAGTTTAAAAAGATGAAAGATCCCAAGCATCAACCATTAGATTCGCTTTAA